In the Octadecabacter sp. SW4 genome, one interval contains:
- the trmFO gene encoding methylenetetrahydrofolate--tRNA-(uracil(54)-C(5))-methyltransferase (FADH(2)-oxidizing) TrmFO, whose protein sequence is MNNTLHIIGGGMAGSEAAWQAANAGVQVVIHEMRPKVETFAHRTGNLAEMVCSNSFRSDDDEQNAVGLLHWEMRAGGGIIMATADQHKLPAGGALAVDRDPFAESVTATLTSHPNISVSFEEIDTLPDDGQWIIATGPLTSGKLAKAIAAETGAEALAFFDAIAPIIYNDSINMDVAWMQSRYDKGETEEERTAYLNCPMTKADYEGFIDALLAAEKTAFKEGETAGYFDGCLPIEVMAERGRETLRFGPMKPVGLTNAHDPLSKPYAVVQLRRDNALGTLYNIVGFQTKMKYGAQTDVFKRIPGLENANFARLGGIHRNTFLNSPSLLDDQMRLKSRPNIRFAGQITGVEGYVESAAMGLLAGRLAVADLRGQTLPPVPATTATGALVTHITGGADAKTFQPMNVNFGLFPPVAGLKSGRRGRKDRYKAYTERAKSDWQAWLTHTALDDT, encoded by the coding sequence ATGAACAACACACTGCATATCATCGGCGGCGGCATGGCCGGATCAGAGGCGGCCTGGCAGGCGGCAAACGCAGGTGTGCAGGTCGTGATCCACGAAATGCGCCCCAAGGTCGAAACCTTTGCCCATCGCACGGGCAATCTGGCGGAAATGGTCTGTTCCAATTCGTTCCGCTCGGATGACGATGAACAAAACGCTGTCGGCTTGCTGCACTGGGAAATGCGTGCGGGCGGTGGTATCATCATGGCCACGGCCGATCAGCACAAATTGCCTGCTGGCGGGGCCTTGGCAGTGGATCGCGACCCCTTTGCCGAAAGCGTCACAGCCACATTAACGTCACACCCTAACATATCGGTATCATTCGAGGAAATCGATACGCTTCCAGATGATGGCCAATGGATCATCGCCACTGGCCCGTTGACATCGGGCAAACTGGCCAAGGCGATTGCCGCCGAAACCGGGGCCGAGGCGCTCGCCTTTTTCGACGCCATCGCGCCGATCATCTACAACGACAGCATCAACATGGACGTAGCGTGGATGCAAAGCCGCTACGACAAGGGCGAAACCGAGGAAGAGCGCACGGCCTACCTCAACTGTCCGATGACCAAGGCCGACTACGAGGGGTTCATCGACGCGCTCCTCGCCGCCGAAAAAACCGCATTCAAAGAGGGCGAGACCGCCGGTTACTTCGACGGGTGCCTGCCGATCGAGGTGATGGCCGAGCGGGGCCGCGAGACCCTGCGTTTCGGCCCGATGAAACCTGTCGGCCTGACCAACGCTCATGACCCTTTGAGCAAGCCCTATGCCGTGGTGCAACTGCGCCGTGATAACGCATTGGGCACGCTTTACAATATCGTCGGCTTTCAGACCAAGATGAAGTATGGCGCGCAAACGGATGTTTTCAAACGCATTCCCGGCCTTGAAAACGCGAATTTCGCGCGCCTTGGCGGGATTCATCGCAACACATTCCTCAATTCGCCCAGCTTGCTGGATGATCAGATGCGCCTGAAGTCGCGCCCCAATATCCGCTTTGCCGGACAGATCACGGGCGTTGAAGGCTATGTTGAATCCGCCGCGATGGGCCTGCTTGCGGGGCGGCTGGCCGTGGCGGACCTGCGCGGCCAGACCCTACCGCCGGTTCCCGCGACCACGGCCACCGGGGCGCTGGTCACGCATATCACCGGCGGTGCCGACGCCAAGACGTTCCAGCCGATGAACGTCAACTTCGGGCTGTTCCCGCCCGTCGCGGGTCTCAAATCGGGCCGTCGCGGGCGCAAGGACCGCTACAAGGCCTATACCGAGCGCGCGAAATCCGACTGGCAGGCCTGGCTGACCCACACCGCACTGGACGACACCTGA
- the gyrA gene encoding DNA gyrase subunit A: MNDTPETPENPDENTPARYVYDGPSISITDEMKTSYLDYAMSVIVSRAIPDLRDGLKPVHRRILFAMSETNNSHDKPYRKSARPVGDVMGQYHPHGDSAIYDALVRMAQDFSMSLPLLDGQGNFGSMDGDNAAAMRYTEVRMDKPAAYLLADIDKDTVDFQDNYDGKQKEPTVLPARFPNMLVNGAGGIAVGMATNIPPHNLGEVVDATLALIDKPDLSSEELIDYVPGPDFPTGGIMLGRSGARKAYLEGRGSVIIRSKTHIEELRKDRWAIVIDEIPYQVNKAAMIEKIAEAAREKRIEGIAHVQDESDRNGVRVVVELKRDATAEVVLNQLFRFTPMQTYFGCNMLALNGGRPETLTLRRFLTSFIDFREDVVARRTAFELRKARERSHILCGLAVAVTNIDEIVAAIRSSADAAEAREKLMTRRWPARDILEYIALIDDPTHTANDDGSYNLSETQARAILDLRLQRLTQIGVKEVTDELQELAGKIREYLAILSSRDRIMDIIRTELAEVRDLFAVPRRTEIVDWSGDMEDEDLIEREDMVVTVTSGGYIKRTALADFRAQRRGGKGVGGMATKEEDVVTTLFVANTHTQLLFFTTDGMVYKLKTWRLPQGSRTSKGKAIVNILPIPTGVSIAAIMPVDRDEKDWDDLQIMFATSAGSVRRNRLSDFTNVKSNGKIAMKFEDDHADTKLINARICSDEDDVMLTTDSGRAIRFRATDVRVFNSRASVGVRGIRLNGDDTVVSMSVIRHFEADPAERAAYLKMRRAMAGLADDAENEDEEDAPAGAISPERYAEMSASENLILTITAGGAGKLSSSHDYPLRGRGGMGVMAMDKAMRGGALVASFPVDLDDQIMLATSKGQSIRVPVEGISFRSRSAGGVKVFDTGKGEEVVSVAWIAEQGDADEGAEAE; the protein is encoded by the coding sequence GTGAACGATACCCCGGAAACACCTGAAAACCCTGACGAAAACACGCCTGCGCGCTACGTCTATGATGGCCCTTCGATCTCGATCACCGACGAGATGAAGACCTCCTATCTGGACTATGCCATGTCGGTGATCGTCAGCCGCGCGATTCCCGACCTGCGCGACGGGTTGAAACCGGTGCATCGCCGCATCCTTTTCGCCATGAGCGAGACCAATAACAGCCACGACAAACCCTATCGCAAATCGGCCCGCCCGGTGGGCGATGTGATGGGTCAATACCACCCGCACGGCGATAGCGCGATCTATGACGCGCTGGTGCGGATGGCGCAGGATTTCTCCATGTCGCTGCCGCTGCTGGACGGGCAAGGCAACTTTGGCTCGATGGATGGCGATAACGCCGCCGCGATGCGCTATACCGAAGTGCGGATGGACAAGCCCGCCGCCTATCTTCTGGCGGATATCGACAAGGACACCGTTGATTTCCAAGACAATTATGACGGGAAACAAAAGGAACCCACGGTTCTGCCAGCCCGTTTCCCCAATATGCTGGTCAATGGCGCAGGTGGGATCGCCGTCGGGATGGCGACCAATATTCCGCCCCATAATCTGGGCGAAGTTGTCGATGCCACGCTGGCCCTGATCGACAAGCCGGACCTGAGCAGTGAAGAACTGATCGACTATGTCCCGGGGCCGGATTTCCCCACTGGCGGCATCATGCTGGGCCGCTCTGGCGCGCGCAAAGCCTATCTTGAGGGGCGCGGCAGCGTGATTATCCGCTCCAAAACCCACATCGAGGAATTGCGCAAGGATCGCTGGGCGATTGTGATCGACGAAATCCCCTATCAGGTGAACAAGGCCGCGATGATCGAAAAGATCGCCGAGGCCGCGCGCGAAAAGCGGATCGAAGGCATCGCGCATGTGCAGGACGAATCCGATCGCAATGGCGTGCGGGTCGTTGTTGAACTCAAACGCGATGCCACCGCCGAGGTCGTGCTGAACCAGTTGTTCCGCTTCACGCCGATGCAGACCTATTTCGGCTGCAACATGCTGGCCCTCAATGGTGGGCGTCCCGAAACGCTGACCCTGCGCCGGTTCCTCACATCGTTCATCGACTTTCGCGAAGACGTGGTCGCGCGCCGCACCGCATTTGAATTGCGCAAGGCCCGCGAACGCAGCCACATCCTGTGCGGTCTGGCCGTGGCCGTTACCAATATCGATGAAATCGTCGCTGCGATCCGGTCATCTGCGGACGCCGCCGAGGCGCGCGAGAAACTGATGACACGCCGCTGGCCTGCCCGCGATATCCTTGAATATATTGCCCTGATTGACGATCCGACCCATACGGCCAACGACGATGGCAGTTATAATCTGTCCGAAACCCAGGCCCGCGCGATTTTGGATTTGCGCCTGCAACGCCTGACCCAGATCGGCGTCAAGGAAGTGACGGACGAATTGCAGGAACTGGCCGGGAAGATCCGCGAATACCTTGCGATCCTGTCCAGCCGTGACCGGATCATGGACATCATCCGCACCGAACTGGCCGAGGTGCGCGACTTGTTCGCCGTGCCGCGCCGCACCGAAATCGTCGACTGGTCGGGCGATATGGAAGACGAAGACCTGATCGAGCGCGAGGACATGGTCGTCACCGTCACCTCGGGCGGCTATATCAAACGCACGGCTTTGGCCGACTTCCGCGCGCAGCGCCGTGGCGGCAAGGGCGTGGGCGGCATGGCCACCAAGGAAGAAGACGTGGTCACCACCCTGTTTGTGGCCAATACCCACACGCAGCTATTGTTCTTTACGACCGATGGCATGGTCTACAAGCTAAAGACATGGCGTCTGCCGCAGGGTTCGCGCACCTCCAAGGGCAAGGCGATCGTGAATATCCTGCCGATTCCGACGGGCGTGTCGATTGCCGCCATCATGCCGGTGGACCGCGACGAAAAAGACTGGGACGACCTGCAAATCATGTTCGCCACATCTGCTGGAAGTGTGCGCCGTAACCGGTTGTCAGACTTCACAAATGTGAAATCAAACGGCAAGATCGCCATGAAGTTCGAGGATGATCACGCCGACACCAAACTGATCAACGCGCGTATCTGCAGCGACGAAGACGACGTGATGCTGACGACCGATTCAGGGCGCGCGATCCGCTTTCGCGCCACCGATGTGCGGGTGTTCAACAGCCGCGCGTCGGTTGGCGTGCGCGGGATCAGATTGAACGGCGACGACACGGTCGTGTCGATGTCCGTCATTCGCCACTTCGAGGCCGATCCAGCCGAACGCGCCGCCTATCTCAAGATGCGCCGCGCGATGGCGGGCCTGGCCGATGATGCCGAAAACGAAGACGAAGAGGACGCCCCCGCAGGCGCGATTTCCCCCGAACGCTACGCCGAAATGTCAGCATCCGAAAACCTGATCCTGACGATTACCGCGGGCGGCGCGGGCAAGCTGTCCAGCAGCCACGACTATCCCCTGCGCGGGCGTGGCGGCATGGGGGTCATGGCGATGGACAAGGCGATGCGCGGCGGCGCGCTGGTCGCCTCCTTCCCCGTCGATCTGGACGACCAGATCATGCTGGCGACCTCGAAGGGTCAGTCGATCCGCGTACCGGTCGAAGGGATCAGCTTTCGCTCGCGCAGCGCCGGTGGCGTCAAGGTGTTCGACACCGGCAAGGGCGAAGAAGTGGTTAGCGTTGCCTGGATCGCCGAACAGGGCGACGCGGATGAAGGCGCAGAAGCCGAATAG
- a CDS encoding ornithine cyclodeaminase, producing MTTPSKLALVPFVSVDHMMQLVHSIGIQQMLRDLAAYIEADFKRWELFDKTPRVASHSAEGVIELMPTSDGEVYGFKYVNGHPKNTKEGLQTVTAFGLLANVGNGYPVLLSEMTLLTGLRTAAASALVGRYLAPKGATTMAMIGNGAQSEFQCMAFQAICGVDTVRLFDIDAAAREKCARNLAGSGLTVVKCTTPEEAIMGAQIITTCTADKQYATILTDNMVGSGVHINAIGGDCPGKTELHRDILLRSDIFVEFPEQTRIEGEIQQLDPDHPVTELWQVMTGAAKGRTDARQITLFDSVGFAVEDFSALRYVRDKIKGTAFYSDLDMLADPDDPRDLFGMLLRAG from the coding sequence ATGACAACCCCTTCCAAACTTGCCCTTGTTCCGTTCGTGTCGGTCGATCACATGATGCAACTGGTGCATTCCATCGGTATCCAGCAGATGCTGCGCGATCTGGCCGCTTATATCGAGGCCGATTTCAAACGCTGGGAATTGTTCGACAAAACCCCGCGCGTGGCCTCCCACTCGGCCGAAGGGGTGATCGAACTGATGCCCACCTCGGACGGGGAGGTTTATGGCTTCAAATACGTCAACGGCCACCCCAAGAACACCAAGGAGGGCCTGCAAACCGTGACGGCCTTTGGGCTTTTGGCCAATGTCGGCAATGGCTATCCGGTGCTGCTGTCGGAAATGACGCTGCTGACCGGGCTGCGCACCGCCGCCGCCTCGGCCCTGGTCGGGCGCTATCTTGCCCCCAAGGGCGCGACAACAATGGCGATGATCGGCAATGGCGCGCAAAGTGAATTTCAATGCATGGCGTTTCAAGCCATCTGCGGGGTCGACACGGTGCGCCTTTTTGATATCGACGCGGCGGCGCGCGAAAAATGCGCCCGCAATCTGGCGGGCTCGGGCCTCACGGTGGTGAAATGCACCACCCCCGAAGAGGCCATCATGGGCGCGCAGATCATCACGACCTGCACCGCCGACAAACAATATGCAACGATCCTGACCGACAACATGGTTGGCAGCGGCGTGCACATCAACGCCATTGGCGGCGATTGTCCGGGCAAGACAGAGCTGCACCGCGATATCCTGCTGCGGTCCGATATTTTCGTCGAATTTCCCGAACAGACCCGGATCGAGGGCGAAATCCAGCAACTTGACCCCGATCACCCCGTTACCGAACTGTGGCAGGTCATGACGGGCGCGGCCAAGGGGCGCACAGACGCGCGCCAGATCACGCTGTTCGACAGTGTCGGCTTTGCCGTGGAAGACTTCAGCGCCTTGCGCTACGTGCGCGACAAGATCAAAGGCACGGCATTTTACAGCGACCTCGACATGCTCGCCGATCCGGACGATCCGCGCGATCTGTTCGGCATGCTGTTGCGCGCAGGCTAA
- the rocF gene encoding arginase: MENTHCILIGAPVDCGKRNRGCLMGPDAYRTAGLAEAITGLGHTATDLGNLTAAKVPETAPRNPLVYKLAENIGWTRTLSAAARNAAKEGMPIFLGGDHALSLGSVAGMAAHAADQNRPLFVLWLDAHSDFHTPDSTDSGNLHGTPVGYLTGRDGFDAFPPLPAVVPTQNICMIGLRSVDSAEHAALQGSDVTYVDMRAIDEGGIKAPLADFLARVAAANGLLHVSLDVDFLDPSIAPAVGTTVPGGATMREAHLVMELLHDSALVTSLDLVELNPFLDDRGRTASLMVDLTASLLGRRIFDRPTRSFT, encoded by the coding sequence ATGGAAAACACACATTGCATTCTTATCGGCGCACCGGTGGACTGTGGCAAACGCAATCGCGGCTGTCTCATGGGGCCGGACGCCTATCGCACCGCCGGGCTGGCCGAGGCGATCACCGGCCTTGGCCATACCGCCACGGACCTTGGCAACCTGACCGCCGCCAAGGTGCCCGAAACGGCCCCGCGCAACCCGCTGGTTTACAAGCTGGCGGAAAATATCGGCTGGACAAGAACCCTGTCAGCCGCTGCGCGCAACGCGGCCAAGGAGGGAATGCCGATCTTTCTGGGTGGCGATCACGCGCTCTCGCTTGGCTCGGTCGCGGGGATGGCGGCGCATGCGGCAGACCAGAACCGGCCGCTGTTTGTGCTTTGGCTTGATGCGCATTCCGATTTTCACACGCCCGACAGCACCGACAGCGGAAATCTGCACGGCACGCCCGTGGGCTATCTGACGGGGCGCGACGGGTTTGACGCCTTCCCGCCCCTGCCCGCCGTGGTGCCGACGCAGAACATCTGCATGATCGGTTTGCGGTCCGTCGACAGTGCCGAACATGCGGCACTTCAGGGCAGCGATGTCACATATGTCGACATGCGCGCCATTGACGAGGGCGGGATCAAGGCACCGCTGGCCGATTTCCTTGCCAGGGTCGCGGCGGCGAACGGCCTGCTGCATGTCTCGCTCGATGTGGATTTTCTTGACCCATCCATCGCGCCTGCCGTCGGCACAACCGTGCCGGGCGGGGCCACGATGCGCGAGGCCCATCTGGTGATGGAACTGTTGCATGACAGCGCACTTGTGACCTCGCTCGATCTGGTCGAACTCAACCCCTTTCTTGATGATCGCGGGCGCACGGCGTCCCTCATGGTCGATCTCACCGCCTCCCTGCTGGGGCGGCGTATCTTTGACCGGCCCACGCGGAGCTTTACATGA
- a CDS encoding Lrp/AsnC family transcriptional regulator, producing the protein MDELDTSLIAALRRDGRASLSDLAADLGVTRATVRARMARLLQSGEIAGFTVQTRRDVAPSPVRGLMMLGIEGRGTERITRSLQGMVAVTAVHSTNGAWDLVVEIGTDTLEALDKVLFDIRRIDGVTRSETNLLLSTRRAGRGR; encoded by the coding sequence ATGGACGAACTTGATACGAGCCTGATTGCCGCGCTGCGCCGTGACGGGCGCGCGTCCCTGTCCGATCTGGCGGCCGATCTGGGTGTGACCCGCGCGACCGTGCGTGCGCGCATGGCGCGGTTGCTGCAAAGCGGGGAAATCGCCGGGTTCACGGTGCAGACCCGCCGCGATGTCGCGCCAAGTCCGGTGCGCGGGCTGATGATGCTGGGGATCGAGGGGCGTGGCACCGAACGGATCACCCGGTCCTTGCAGGGGATGGTTGCCGTCACGGCTGTGCATTCCACCAATGGCGCTTGGGATCTGGTGGTCGAGATCGGCACAGACACGCTTGAGGCACTTGACAAGGTGTTGTTTGACATTCGCCGGATTGACGGCGTGACGCGCAGTGAAACCAATCTGTTGCTATCGACGCGGCGCGCCGGGCGGGGGCGTTAG
- a CDS encoding disulfide bond formation protein B produces the protein MTRNSLIFIAAGGSFALLAGAFLFQAIGYAPCQLCLWQRWPHAAAIVIGALVLAAGFSGRLWAWLGALAAAATGGIGIYHTGIERGWWQGPTSCTGSGDLGSGADLLSMDGPALVLCDQVSLWILGLSMASWNVIFSLAFMAIWIMAARR, from the coding sequence ATGACCCGCAATTCCCTGATTTTCATCGCCGCTGGCGGCTCGTTCGCACTTTTGGCCGGGGCCTTCCTGTTTCAGGCGATCGGCTATGCCCCATGTCAGCTGTGCCTGTGGCAACGCTGGCCCCATGCGGCGGCAATCGTGATCGGCGCGCTGGTGCTGGCAGCGGGTTTTTCGGGGCGTCTTTGGGCCTGGCTGGGGGCATTGGCGGCGGCGGCCACGGGCGGGATCGGGATATACCACACCGGAATCGAACGCGGCTGGTGGCAAGGGCCGACAAGCTGCACCGGCAGCGGCGATCTGGGCAGCGGCGCGGATCTGTTGTCGATGGACGGCCCGGCGCTGGTGCTGTGCGATCAGGTGTCGCTCTGGATATTGGGGCTGTCGATGGCCAGCTGGAACGTGATTTTCTCGCTCGCGTTCATGGCCATCTGGATCATGGCCGCGCGGCGCTAA
- a CDS encoding YqaA family protein: MIRRLYDWTLSLVDSPHALWALAAVAFIESSVFPIPPDVLMIPMIIARPNRAFLIAGIALVASVLGGMLGYAIGAFAFESIGQPILQSLGKADSMAEFNTRFNDLGFWAVLVAGITPFPYKVITIMSGWTGMPLATFIITSIIARGLRFFVVAALLWKFGTPIRDFIERRLGLVFTVFCVLLIGGFLLVRYI, encoded by the coding sequence ATGATCAGACGACTTTACGACTGGACCCTGTCGTTGGTAGACAGCCCCCATGCGCTTTGGGCGTTGGCGGCGGTGGCGTTTATCGAATCCTCGGTCTTTCCGATCCCGCCTGATGTGCTGATGATCCCGATGATCATCGCGCGCCCGAACCGCGCGTTCCTGATCGCAGGCATTGCCCTGGTCGCATCGGTGCTGGGCGGGATGCTGGGCTATGCGATTGGCGCATTCGCCTTTGAAAGCATCGGCCAACCCATCCTGCAAAGCCTTGGCAAAGCCGATTCAATGGCCGAATTCAATACCCGCTTCAACGATCTGGGCTTTTGGGCGGTGCTGGTCGCGGGCATCACGCCCTTCCCCTACAAGGTCATCACGATCATGTCGGGCTGGACGGGAATGCCACTGGCGACCTTTATCATCACTTCGATCATTGCACGCGGCTTGCGGTTCTTTGTCGTGGCCGCGCTGCTGTGGAAGTTCGGCACACCAATTCGCGACTTCATCGAGCGTCGGCTGGGACTTGTGTTCACCGTGTTCTGCGTCCTACTGATCGGCGGATTCCTATTAGTGAGATACATATGA
- a CDS encoding phosphotransferase family protein translates to MSTNLSKSLAAIGPDRLAARLDALSGRTVKTISLPGGNQRNVLRVTFHDGPSWILIKRDKDYREARERQVLDVLAAIQTKRVPRVLGVLGEWTIISDLGKNRLTHHIQRTAAADRWQVVENTAREILAFQDAANACPDIASLPPVLLSEDELLHIATGPERTCTRYKLDLPVPVPDSLLPWIGAPTPRFIKGDCRAANIVMDDDGVLGWIDFEYAGLRHGSEDLAWLLCDETLAVPLDGRLDAVDALIREARPDDPESYLKSFCINATLHAGMRLRVIHNELRKGAWLDYGNIIKDDLVGVHPELTMRLARKAGLLADQYPETRALVDIYAAIGEMVEQARTAPD, encoded by the coding sequence ATGAGCACAAACCTTTCCAAGTCGTTAGCCGCTATCGGGCCTGATCGGCTTGCCGCGCGCCTTGACGCCCTGTCCGGCCGCACGGTCAAGACCATATCCCTGCCGGGCGGAAATCAGCGAAACGTGCTGCGCGTGACATTCCATGACGGCCCGTCGTGGATACTTATCAAAAGGGACAAGGATTACCGCGAAGCCCGCGAGCGTCAGGTGCTTGACGTTCTGGCCGCGATCCAGACCAAACGGGTGCCGCGTGTCCTGGGCGTGCTGGGTGAGTGGACGATCATCAGTGACCTGGGCAAGAACCGCCTGACCCATCATATTCAGCGCACGGCAGCAGCGGATCGCTGGCAGGTTGTGGAAAACACTGCCCGCGAGATATTGGCGTTTCAGGATGCGGCAAACGCATGCCCGGATATTGCATCGTTGCCGCCTGTTCTCTTGTCCGAGGATGAGCTATTGCATATCGCCACAGGCCCGGAACGCACCTGCACCCGCTACAAGCTGGACCTGCCGGTGCCCGTGCCTGACTCCCTGTTGCCCTGGATCGGCGCGCCCACGCCCCGCTTTATCAAGGGGGACTGCCGCGCCGCCAATATCGTCATGGACGACGACGGTGTGTTGGGCTGGATTGATTTTGAATACGCCGGATTGCGCCATGGCAGCGAGGATCTGGCATGGCTGCTATGTGATGAAACCTTGGCGGTGCCGCTTGATGGGCGGCTGGATGCGGTTGACGCCTTGATCCGCGAGGCCAGACCCGACGACCCTGAATCCTACCTCAAGTCCTTTTGCATCAACGCAACCCTTCACGCAGGCATGCGTTTGCGGGTGATCCATAACGAACTGCGCAAGGGTGCATGGCTCGACTATGGCAACATCATCAAGGATGATCTGGTCGGCGTGCACCCTGAACTGACGATGCGTCTTGCACGAAAGGCCGGCCTGCTCGCCGATCAATACCCCGAGACGCGGGCATTGGTCGACATTTACGCGGCCATTGGCGAGATGGTCGAACAAGCACGCACAGCACCGGACTGA